A genomic segment from Nodularia sphaerocarpa UHCC 0038 encodes:
- a CDS encoding type ISP restriction/modification enzyme, with amino-acid sequence MIKAKIYYARMGEFLTKKEKLAYLEKLQHTGDVEWQEITPDKNHNWLTEGLEDEFENYLSLGNREAKSAAIQNQKVVFKLFSLGVSTNRDKWAYNFNIHELTANIQRMISTYNEQVRKWQDRHDKSVNIDNFLVYDDQKIAWSRDLKKDLKTGNSLEFSQAKIRRSLYRPFVNSHLYFADGLNDSPGKFPLIFPTPETENENSVIGVVNEAQIPFSAQITNSIPCLHYGGRQTQCFPFYTYEKDGTNRRENITDWALEEYRNHYQDTTITKWDIFYYTYSVLHHPDYRERYAANLKRELPRIPFAPEFHPFAIAGKQLAEIHINYEKQPEYRLKHLENKDLPIDWRVEKMRLSKDKTQIKYNDFLTLTGIPPEVFAYRLGNRSALDWIIDQYQVTTDKRSGITNDPNRLDDEEYIVRLIKQVVTVSLETVKIVKDLPDLGLPQE; translated from the coding sequence ATGATTAAAGCCAAAATATATTATGCTCGAATGGGCGAATTTTTAACTAAAAAAGAAAAATTAGCATATTTAGAAAAACTTCAGCATACTGGTGATGTAGAATGGCAAGAAATTACGCCCGATAAAAATCATAATTGGTTAACTGAAGGTTTAGAAGATGAATTTGAAAATTACCTATCACTTGGTAATCGAGAAGCTAAATCTGCTGCTATTCAAAATCAAAAAGTAGTGTTTAAACTATTTAGTTTAGGTGTAAGTACAAATAGGGATAAGTGGGCTTATAATTTTAATATCCATGAATTAACAGCCAATATTCAACGGATGATCTCTACTTATAACGAACAGGTGAGAAAATGGCAAGATCGCCATGATAAATCGGTTAACATAGATAATTTTCTAGTTTACGATGATCAGAAAATTGCTTGGAGTAGAGATTTAAAAAAAGATTTGAAAACCGGAAATTCGCTGGAATTTTCTCAAGCTAAAATTAGGCGATCGCTTTATCGTCCATTCGTAAATTCTCATCTTTATTTTGCCGATGGTTTAAATGACAGCCCAGGTAAATTCCCCTTAATATTTCCGACTCCTGAAACTGAAAATGAAAATTCTGTAATTGGCGTTGTTAATGAAGCTCAAATTCCATTTTCTGCACAAATAACTAACAGTATTCCCTGTCTTCATTATGGTGGTAGACAAACTCAATGTTTCCCCTTTTACACCTATGAGAAAGACGGAACCAACCGCAGAGAAAATATCACCGATTGGGCGTTAGAAGAATATCGCAACCATTACCAAGATACCACCATTACTAAATGGGATATTTTCTATTATACATACTCAGTTCTCCATCATCCCGACTACCGGGAACGCTACGCAGCGAACTTAAAACGAGAACTTCCCCGTATTCCCTTTGCGCCAGAATTTCATCCTTTCGCAATAGCTGGAAAACAACTTGCAGAAATTCATATTAACTATGAAAAACAGCCTGAATATCGTCTGAAACATCTAGAAAATAAAGACTTACCTATTGATTGGCGTGTAGAGAAGATGCGCCTTTCCAAAGATAAAACCCAAATCAAATATAACGACTTTCTGACATTAACAGGTATACCGCCAGAAGTATTTGCCTATCGCTTAGGCAACCGTTCGGCTTTAGATTGGATTATAGACCAATATCAAGTTACCACAGATAAACGTAGCGGTATTACAAATGATCCCAATCGCCTGGATGATGAGGAGTATATTGTGAGGTTAATTAAACAAGTGGTGACTGTGAGTTTAGAAACAGTCAAAATTGTCAAAGATTTGCCAGATTTAGGCTTACCACAAGAGTAA
- a CDS encoding type II toxin-antitoxin system HicB family antitoxin, with protein MQSSIPTNFSIEVEQEDDGRWIAEILEIPGVLVYAATQQQAISNVQALALRVIADKLEHGEICLGLTSLTFVAASQKGLLL; from the coding sequence ATGCAAAGCTCAATACCAACTAACTTCAGTATTGAAGTTGAACAAGAAGACGACGGTCGTTGGATTGCAGAAATTTTAGAAATACCTGGTGTTTTGGTGTATGCTGCGACTCAACAACAAGCTATATCCAATGTTCAGGCTTTAGCTCTGCGAGTGATTGCTGATAAATTGGAACATGGGGAAATTTGCTTAGGTTTGACCAGTCTCACCTTTGTTGCAGCATCTCAAAAAGGTTTGCTTTTATAA
- a CDS encoding N-6 DNA methylase, translating to MQNLNLKPTHKPIKQYYEELAQFKKLGVVHETAVKAAFQKLLESCCQQFKWTLIQEYAIKRPKKPPLRVDGALVDDFNLPRAYWEAKDSQDNLKKEIQKKLAVNYPKDNIIFQQPDRAILYQDGKLVMDEDITKPQMLVDVVRQFFEYRPPAIAQWEKAADEFGHRVKENATGLLELIREQRKKNKKFIDAFSDFLLLCRQSINPNISEAAVEEMLIQHLLTERIFRSVFNNPDFAQRNIIAVEIEKVINALTSKSFSRSHFLSGLDRFYGAIEETAATIDDFSQKQDFLNKIYEKFFQGFSVKVADTHGIVYTPQPIVNFMVKSVEEILQKEFGKSLVDKGVHILDPFVGTGNFIIRIMREIAEIQKSALPYKYEHELHCNEVMLLPYYIAAMNIEHEYFEQAGEYKSFEGICLVDTFEDQNSTQLDLFSPENMKRVEKQRQSNLFVIIGNPPYNVGQLNENDNNKNRKYTNKDKTGIDDLVSETYGKASKAILKNKLADPYVKAIRWASERINDEGIIAFVTNNGFIEQIAFDGMRQELEKKFDKIYIFDLGGNVRKNPKLSGTTHNVFGIQVGVSVNIFIKKRV from the coding sequence ATGCAAAATCTCAATCTTAAGCCAACCCATAAACCTATTAAGCAATATTACGAAGAATTGGCACAGTTTAAAAAATTGGGGGTTGTGCATGAGACGGCTGTAAAAGCTGCTTTTCAAAAGTTGCTTGAGTCTTGCTGTCAGCAATTTAAATGGACTCTCATACAAGAATATGCGATTAAAAGACCGAAAAAACCGCCGCTTCGGGTTGATGGGGCTTTAGTTGATGATTTTAATTTACCTCGTGCTTATTGGGAAGCTAAGGATAGTCAGGACAATTTAAAGAAAGAAATACAGAAAAAGTTGGCTGTTAATTATCCCAAGGATAACATTATTTTTCAGCAACCAGATCGGGCGATTCTTTACCAAGATGGGAAATTGGTAATGGATGAAGATATTACTAAACCGCAAATGTTAGTGGATGTGGTGCGACAGTTTTTTGAATATCGTCCTCCTGCGATCGCACAATGGGAAAAAGCGGCTGATGAGTTTGGACATCGGGTTAAGGAAAACGCCACAGGATTGTTAGAATTAATTCGAGAACAAAGGAAGAAGAATAAAAAGTTTATTGATGCTTTCTCAGATTTTTTACTCCTTTGTCGTCAGTCAATTAATCCTAATATTTCAGAAGCAGCAGTTGAGGAAATGTTGATTCAGCATTTATTGACTGAGCGCATTTTTAGAAGCGTCTTTAATAATCCTGATTTTGCTCAACGAAATATTATTGCGGTAGAAATTGAAAAGGTAATTAACGCGTTAACTTCAAAATCTTTTAGTCGTAGTCATTTTTTAAGCGGTTTAGATCGGTTTTATGGTGCGATTGAGGAAACCGCAGCCACCATTGATGATTTTTCTCAGAAGCAAGATTTTCTGAATAAAATTTATGAGAAGTTTTTTCAAGGGTTTTCTGTAAAAGTTGCGGATACTCACGGAATTGTTTACACTCCTCAACCAATTGTAAATTTCATGGTGAAAAGTGTGGAGGAGATTTTACAGAAGGAGTTTGGTAAATCGTTAGTTGATAAAGGTGTACATATTCTTGATCCTTTTGTAGGAACGGGTAATTTTATTATTAGAATAATGCGAGAAATCGCCGAGATTCAAAAATCAGCTTTACCTTACAAGTATGAGCATGAGTTGCATTGTAATGAGGTGATGTTGTTACCTTATTATATTGCTGCGATGAATATTGAGCATGAATATTTTGAGCAAGCTGGTGAATATAAATCTTTTGAGGGTATTTGTTTAGTTGATACTTTTGAAGACCAAAATAGCACACAATTAGATTTATTTAGCCCGGAGAATATGAAACGGGTAGAAAAACAAAGACAGTCAAATCTTTTTGTAATTATTGGTAATCCTCCTTATAATGTAGGGCAGTTGAATGAAAATGATAACAATAAAAACCGCAAATATACTAATAAAGATAAAACTGGTATTGATGATCTTGTTTCCGAAACTTACGGAAAAGCATCAAAAGCAATATTAAAAAATAAACTAGCAGATCCTTATGTAAAAGCGATTCGCTGGGCAAGTGAGAGAATTAACGATGAAGGTATTATTGCGTTTGTCACTAATAACGGTTTTATTGAGCAAATAGCTTTTGATGGGATGAGACAGGAACTAGAAAAGAAGTTTGATAAAATTTATATATTTGATTTAGGGGGAAATGTTCGCAAAAATCCCAAGTTGTCTGGTACAACTCATAATGTATTTGGTATTCAGGTGGGAGTCAGTGTTAATATATTTATTAAAAAAAGAGTCTAG
- the nifH gene encoding nitrogenase iron protein, producing MTDEKIRQIAFYGKGGIGKSTTSQNTLAAMAEMGQRILIVGCDPKADSTRLMLHSKAQTSVLQLAAERGAVEDIELHEVMLTGFRDVRCVESGGPEPGVGCAGRGIITAINFLEENGAYTDVDFVSYDVLGDVVCGGFAMPIREGKAQEIYIVTSGEMMAMYAANNIARGVLKYAHTGGVRLGGLICNSRNVDREVDLIETLAKRLNTQMIHFVPRDNIVQHAELRRMTVNEYAPDSNQSNEYRTLATKIINNKNLTIPTPIEMEELEELLIEFGILESEENAAKLVGKTSTEAPVSK from the coding sequence ATGACTGACGAAAAAATTAGACAAATAGCTTTCTACGGTAAAGGTGGTATTGGTAAATCTACTACTTCTCAAAATACCTTAGCTGCTATGGCGGAAATGGGTCAGCGCATTCTTATCGTCGGTTGTGACCCCAAAGCTGACTCCACCCGTTTGATGCTACACAGTAAAGCTCAAACCAGTGTTCTACAATTAGCTGCTGAAAGAGGCGCTGTAGAAGACATCGAATTACATGAAGTCATGCTGACCGGCTTCCGCGATGTCCGTTGTGTAGAATCAGGTGGTCCAGAACCTGGTGTAGGTTGCGCCGGTCGGGGTATTATTACCGCCATCAACTTCTTAGAAGAAAATGGTGCATACACAGATGTTGACTTCGTATCTTACGACGTATTAGGCGACGTTGTGTGCGGTGGTTTTGCGATGCCTATAAGAGAAGGTAAAGCGCAAGAAATCTACATTGTCACATCAGGTGAAATGATGGCGATGTACGCTGCTAATAACATCGCTCGTGGTGTTCTTAAATATGCTCACACTGGTGGTGTGCGCTTGGGTGGTTTGATTTGTAACAGCCGTAACGTTGACAGGGAAGTTGATTTAATCGAAACCCTGGCGAAACGCTTGAACACTCAAATGATTCACTTCGTACCTCGCGACAACATTGTACAACACGCTGAGTTGCGTCGGATGACTGTCAACGAGTACGCACCTGATAGTAATCAAAGTAACGAATATCGGACTTTGGCTACCAAGATTATCAACAACAAAAATCTGACAATTCCTACACCCATCGAAATGGAAGAATTAGAAGAATTGTTGATTGAGTTCGGTATTCTTGAAAGTGAAGAAAATGCAGCTAAGTTGGTTGGTAAAACATCTACTGAAGCACCAGTCAGTAAGTAA
- a CDS encoding cation:proton antiporter — translation MLASILWILMMGFFVGQLARRLGAPPLIGMIIVGMILGPQALNVINPDVLNTADDLRTLAVMIILMKAGLGLDREKLAQQGTVALRLGFLPATMEAIAIALTAMVIFKFDFLTGLLLGCVIGAESPAVIVPGMLRLKSLGWGVTKGIPDAILTGSALSDVLLLLVFSLLLSFLGDGGVEQIILPGGLVLTPLQLLPLQIIMQILLGLTFGYLAARLLVVLLVKQNWTQNAVQDTVIAASIALFLVISAHELPYFSGYLAAMSMGFFLIELDAPLARRLRGGFDSLWIVAEIFLFVLLGATIQLQVLGNILFPGILILAIGLLLGRMLGWYLSTLGSNWNWRERLFLLPGNSAKATVQAAIGAIPLAQGIAGGEIILAIAALSILVTAPLGAWATMTFAPKLLERGEVDPTKVTVTTRTLLLAAVDTSGLATAVLTKVADLARRSNGEVIVLHIVNLPNQGEIQELESEAQKLLSDIRYKFITVTGTVPEEIIRIAQEHNVTAIIMGKRGHQPWEEVLIGSVSQAVLETSPIPVILVENRPDV, via the coding sequence ATGTTAGCGAGTATATTGTGGATTTTAATGATGGGCTTTTTTGTGGGACAACTAGCCCGGCGTTTAGGCGCGCCACCTTTAATTGGCATGATTATAGTGGGGATGATTCTTGGACCCCAAGCGCTGAATGTGATTAATCCGGATGTGTTGAATACTGCTGATGATTTAAGAACTTTGGCAGTGATGATTATTCTGATGAAAGCTGGACTGGGTTTAGATAGAGAAAAGTTAGCTCAACAGGGAACTGTGGCGCTGCGTTTGGGATTTTTGCCTGCAACAATGGAGGCGATCGCGATCGCCCTCACAGCTATGGTAATCTTTAAATTTGACTTTCTCACTGGCTTACTCTTAGGCTGTGTCATTGGCGCAGAGTCTCCAGCCGTGATTGTTCCCGGAATGCTGAGACTCAAAAGTTTAGGCTGGGGCGTTACCAAAGGTATCCCCGATGCAATTTTAACTGGTAGTGCTTTATCAGATGTGCTGCTATTGCTGGTTTTCAGCTTGTTGCTGAGTTTCTTGGGTGATGGAGGCGTTGAGCAAATTATCCTTCCTGGCGGGTTGGTACTGACTCCTCTACAACTGCTTCCACTGCAAATTATCATGCAGATTTTACTAGGACTGACATTCGGTTATTTAGCAGCCCGTTTGCTGGTTGTGTTGTTGGTAAAACAAAATTGGACTCAAAATGCAGTTCAAGATACAGTAATTGCTGCTAGTATTGCCTTATTTTTAGTAATTTCTGCTCATGAGTTACCTTACTTTTCTGGTTATTTAGCCGCCATGAGTATGGGTTTTTTCTTAATTGAATTAGATGCACCCCTAGCGAGAAGGTTGCGCGGTGGATTTGACAGTTTATGGATAGTCGCGGAGATTTTTCTGTTTGTATTATTGGGTGCAACTATTCAACTGCAAGTATTAGGCAATATTCTTTTTCCCGGTATTTTAATACTAGCAATTGGTTTACTTCTCGGTCGGATGCTGGGCTGGTATCTTTCCACACTGGGCAGTAATTGGAATTGGCGGGAAAGACTGTTTTTATTACCAGGAAATTCAGCCAAAGCCACAGTACAAGCCGCAATTGGAGCGATTCCCCTGGCTCAAGGGATTGCGGGAGGTGAGATAATTTTAGCGATCGCAGCCTTATCAATTTTAGTTACAGCACCTTTAGGAGCTTGGGCAACTATGACCTTTGCACCTAAATTATTAGAACGGGGAGAAGTTGATCCCACAAAAGTTACAGTTACGACTCGTACATTATTACTAGCAGCCGTTGATACATCAGGTTTAGCGACAGCAGTTTTAACCAAAGTCGCAGATTTAGCACGACGCAGTAATGGTGAAGTTATAGTTTTACATATAGTAAATCTGCCCAATCAGGGAGAAATCCAAGAACTAGAGTCAGAAGCTCAAAAATTGTTATCAGATATCAGATATAAGTTTATCACTGTCACAGGTACGGTTCCAGAAGAGATTATTCGCATTGCCCAAGAGCATAATGTTACAGCAATTATTATGGGCAAACGAGGTCATCAGCCTTGGGAAGAAGTCCTCATTGGCTCAGTATCGCAAGCAGTCTTAGAAACTAGCCCCATACCTGTAATCTTAGTAGAAAATCGTCCAGATGTCTAA
- a CDS encoding pentapeptide repeat-containing protein: MKNPILTTAVLLTTISLTTTAQAANFEHVRQLLATKQCQNCDLSNAGLVMADLSGANLSGANLTNANLSRANLSGADLRGANLSGAGLFGVNLSQAKLSGANLTGADLRNTYLANTEFNGADLDGVNFQGAVGIPMQIATPEEFYALGVAEAQKGNQKQAINYFNQAIASQPEYAGAYLARGVARYQIFDREGAFQDAQTAEKMFKAQENETGIQTAEAFMKELQTPYSEKVTTGKPSFFDFVGSLGSVLLQFLPF, encoded by the coding sequence ATGAAAAACCCAATTTTAACCACAGCCGTATTATTAACTACCATTAGTCTGACAACAACTGCCCAAGCAGCGAATTTTGAACACGTCAGACAGTTATTAGCTACCAAGCAATGTCAAAATTGCGACCTGAGTAATGCTGGTTTAGTCATGGCTGACTTATCTGGAGCGAATTTAAGCGGTGCTAATTTAACAAATGCTAACCTTAGTCGTGCGAATTTAAGCGGTGCTGATTTGAGAGGTGCAAACTTAAGCGGTGCTGGTTTATTTGGCGTTAACCTCAGCCAAGCTAAACTCAGTGGCGCGAACCTAACCGGTGCTGACTTGCGAAACACCTATTTAGCCAATACAGAATTTAATGGTGCTGACCTGGATGGTGTTAACTTTCAAGGTGCAGTTGGTATACCCATGCAAATTGCTACACCAGAAGAATTTTATGCTTTAGGGGTAGCGGAAGCACAAAAAGGTAACCAAAAGCAAGCAATTAATTATTTTAATCAAGCGATCGCATCTCAGCCAGAATACGCAGGTGCTTACTTAGCCCGTGGTGTTGCTCGTTACCAGATATTTGATCGAGAAGGTGCATTCCAAGATGCTCAAACTGCCGAAAAAATGTTTAAAGCCCAAGAAAACGAAACAGGAATCCAAACCGCAGAAGCCTTTATGAAAGAACTACAAACACCCTACTCAGAGAAAGTGACTACTGGTAAACCCAGCTTTTTCGACTTTGTAGGCAGTCTTGGCTCAGTTTTACTGCAATTTTTACCTTTTTAA